The following are encoded in a window of Panicum virgatum strain AP13 chromosome 5N, P.virgatum_v5, whole genome shotgun sequence genomic DNA:
- the LOC120675202 gene encoding proline-rich protein 36-like isoform X2 — translation MAPSPPVRAVAPSPPVPAAAQPPMAPPATAPPAAAPLAMAPPSTAPPAPWLQVEPSPMASMLGAQMYSEHTPSARVPLLSSAGDLITKGMAFHHDKINYTASSVNRVLECPESSDAEDNSKEMLIFNSSSATCLRIISIVHHLY, via the exons ATGGCTCCGTCTCCACCAGTGCGGGCGGTAGCTCCGTCTCCACCAGTGCCGGCAGCAGCTCAGCCTCCCATGGCTCCGCCAgccacggcgccgccggctgcggctcCCCTGGCCATGGCTCCGCCGTCCacggctccaccggcaccaTGGCTACAAGTGGAGCCCTCACCTATGGCGTCGATGCTGGGCGCTCAGATGTACTCTGAGCATACTCCATCAGCTAGGGTTCCACTACTCAGTTCCGCTGGAGATTTAATAACTAAGGGGATGGCATTTCATCATGATAAG ATTAACTATACTGCCAGTTCAGTCAATAGAGTTCTTGAATGCCCAGAAAGTTCAGATGCAG AGGATAATTCAAAGGAAATGCTCATCTTCAATTCTTCATCTGCTACCTGCCTTCGAATAATTTCAATAGTACATCATCTGTATTGA
- the LOC120675202 gene encoding uncharacterized protein LOC120675202 isoform X1, translated as MAPSPPVRAVAPSPPVPAAAQPPMAPPATAPPAAAPLAMAPPSTAPPAPWLQVEPSPMASMLGAQMYSEHTPSARVPLLSSAGDLITKGMAFHHDKVILIIKRAMEKPFISIYLYNIILISINLFALSQINYTASSVNRVLECPESSDAEDNSKEMLIFNSSSATCLRIISIVHHLY; from the exons ATGGCTCCGTCTCCACCAGTGCGGGCGGTAGCTCCGTCTCCACCAGTGCCGGCAGCAGCTCAGCCTCCCATGGCTCCGCCAgccacggcgccgccggctgcggctcCCCTGGCCATGGCTCCGCCGTCCacggctccaccggcaccaTGGCTACAAGTGGAGCCCTCACCTATGGCGTCGATGCTGGGCGCTCAGATGTACTCTGAGCATACTCCATCAGCTAGGGTTCCACTACTCAGTTCCGCTGGAGATTTAATAACTAAGGGGATGGCATTTCATCATGATAAG GTTATCCTAATCATAAAGAGAGCAATGGAAAAACCTTTCATTTCCATATATTTGTATAACATCATCCTGATATCTATCAACCTGTTTGCTCTGTCACAGATTAACTATACTGCCAGTTCAGTCAATAGAGTTCTTGAATGCCCAGAAAGTTCAGATGCAG AGGATAATTCAAAGGAAATGCTCATCTTCAATTCTTCATCTGCTACCTGCCTTCGAATAATTTCAATAGTACATCATCTGTATTGA
- the LOC120675201 gene encoding uncharacterized protein LOC120675201 yields MVHVRISCHADLQALQDRSDGRMSLNLLSLESVRIASDSYALLRNLIERRYWRCPQIDLLLLVAGVAVELHKIKHDLFPLVVQEAKLGEGFSKALILLKNSAIALVRLGEEAKEIVKKCVGSLVKEDEFLGKVEVVGAVLKYNVDQVLNGTRKFDWLQSRVPPVLDGVDALLSTPVYFPDSV; encoded by the coding sequence ATGGTCCACGTGCGCATCTCCTGCCATGCCGACCTCCAAGCCCTGCAGGACCGCTCCGATGGGCGCATGTCTCTAAATCTCCTCTCTCTGGAGTCCGTGCGCATAGCGAGCGACTCGTATGCACTCCTCCGCAACCTGATTGAGCGGAGGTACTGGCGATGCCCCCAGATCGATCTCCTCTTGCTCGTGGCAGGCGTGGCGGTGGAGCTCCACAAGATCAAGCATGATCTGTTTCCCCTCGTTGTTCAGGAGGCCAAGCTGGGAGAGGGCTTCTCGAAAGCCCTCATACTCCTGAAGAACTCAGCAATTGCGCTTGTACGTCTGGGGGAGGAAGCTAAGGAAATAGTCAAAAAATGTGTCGGATCGCTTGTTAAGGAGGATGAGTTCTTAGGCAAAGTTGAAGTGGTGGGTGCAGTGTTAAAGTATAACGTCGATCAGGTACTGAATGGTACTCGCAAATTTGACTGGCTTCAGTCACGTGTCCCGCCCGTGCTCGATGGGGTCGACGCTCTGTTGTCGACCCCGGTTTATTTCCCTGATTCTGTGTAG